A genomic region of Haemorhous mexicanus isolate bHaeMex1 chromosome 14, bHaeMex1.pri, whole genome shotgun sequence contains the following coding sequences:
- the BTK gene encoding tyrosine-protein kinase BTK isoform X2: MASVILESIFLKRSQQKKKTSPLNFKKRLFLLTESKLSYYEYDFERGRRGSKKGSVDIEKITCVETVAPENNPPPERQVPRKGEDYNNMEQISIIERFPYPFQVVYDEGPLYIFSPTEELRKRWIHQLKSVIRYNSDLVQKYHPCFWIDGQYLCCSQTAKNAMGCQILESRNGSLKVGRSHRKTKKPLPPTPEEDQMVMKPLPPEPAPSTAGEMKKVVALYNYEPMNAQDLQLHKGEEYFILEESHLPWWKALDKNGREGYIPSNYVTETRNSLEIFEWYSKNITRSQAEQLLKQEGKEGGFIVRDSTSKTGKYTVSVYAKSSVDPQGTIRHYVVCCTPQNQYYLAEKHLFNSIPELITYHQHNSAGLISRLKYPVSQHKKNAPSTAGLGYGSWEIDPKDLTFLKELGTGQFGVVKYGKWRGQYNVAIKMIREGSMSEDEFIDEAKVMMNLSHEKLVQLYGVCTKQRPIFIITEYMANGCLLNFLRETRQRFQPAQLLEMCKDVCEAMEYLESKQFLHRDLAARNCLVNDQGIVKVSDFGLSRYVLDDEYTSSMGSKFPVRWSPPEVLLYSKFSSKSDVWSFGVLMWEVYSLGKMPYERFNNSETTEHVIQGLRLYRPQAASERVYAIMYSCWHEAPLSPHRSLKSAPPSPCC, from the exons ATGGCCAGCGTCATCCTGGAGAGCATCTTCTTGAAGCGCTcgcagcagaagaagaaaacatctcCCCTCAACTTCAAGAAGCGCCTTTTCCTGCTGACAGAGAGCAAGCTGTCCTACTACGAGTATGACTTTGAGCGGGGG CGCCGGGGCAGTAAGAAGGGCTCTGTGGACATTGAGAAGATCACCTGTGTGGAGACAGTGGCACCTGAAAACAACCCTCCCCCTGAGCGACAGGTCCCG aggaaaggggaggaTTACAACAACATGGAGCAGATCTCAATCATCGAACGGTTCCCCTACCCTTTCCAG GTGGTCTATGACGAGGGGCCCCTCTACATCTTCTCCCCGACGGAGGAGCTGCGCAAGCGCTGGATCCATCAGCTGAAGAGCG TGATTCGGTACAACAGTGACCTGGTCCAGAAGTACCACCCCTGCTTCTGGATCGACGGCCAGtacctgtgctgctcccagacaGCCAAGAACGCCATGGGCTGCCAGATTCTGGAGAGCAGGAATGGCA GTTTAAAAGTCGGGCGGTCGCATCGCAAGACAAAGAAGCCCCTTCCCCCAACTCCTGAGGAGGACCAG ATGGTGATGAAGCCTCTGCCTCCCgagccagcccccagcacagcaggggagATGAAGAAGGTGGTGGCCCTCTACAACTATGAGCCAATGAATGCCCAGGACCTGCAGCTGCACAAGGGCGAGGAGTACTTCATCCTGGAGGAGAGCCACCTGCCCTGGTGGAAAGCCCTTGACAAGAACGG gagggaaggatACATCCCCAGCAACTACGTCACTGAAACCAGAAATTCCCTGGAGATCTTTGA GTGGTACTCAAAGAATATCACTCGGAGCCAAGCAGAGCAACTGCTGAAACAGGAG GGTAAGGAAGGGGGCTTCATTGTTCGAGATTCCACCAGCAAGACTGGGAAATACACTGTCTCCGTCTATGCCAAGTCCTCTGT AGACCCCCAAGGCACGATCCGCCACTATGTCGTCTGCTGCACCCCCCAGAATCAGTATTACCTGGCAGAAAAACACCTCTTCAACAGCATCCCAGAGCTCATCACCTACCACCAGCACAACTCTGCAG gGCTCATATCCAGACTCAAGTACCCTGTGTCTCAGCACAAGAAAAATGCTCCTTCCACAGCTGGCCTTGGTTATG GCTCCTGGGAGATTGACCCCAAGGATCTGACCTTCCTGAAGGAACTGGGCACAGGGCAGTTTGGCGTTGTGAAGTACGGGAAATGGAGAGGCCAGTACAACGTTGCCATCAAGATGATCAGGGAGGGCTCCATGTCAGAGGACGAGTTTATTGACGAAGCCAAAGTCATGAT GAACCTGTCTCACGAGAAGCTGGTGCAGCTCTATGGGGTCTGCACTAAGCAGCGTCCCATCTTCATCATCACCGAGTACATGGCCAATGGCTGCCTCCTGAACTTCCTGAGGGAAACACGGCAGCGcttccagcctgcccagctgctggagatgtGCAAGGATGTCTGTGAAGCTATGGAGTACCTGGAATCTAAGCAGTTCCTGCACAGAGACCTG GCTGCTCGAAACTGTCTGGTGAATGACCAAGGAATTGTGAAAGTGTCAGATTTTGGTCTTTCCAG gtATGTGCTAGATGATGAGTACACAAGCTCCATGGGGTCCAAGTTTCCAGTGCGGTGGTCTCCTCCTGAAGTGCTGCTGTACAGCAAGTTCAGCAGCAAGTCTGACGTCTGGTCCTTTG GCGTCCTGATGTGGGAAGTTTACTCCCTGGGAAAGATGCCTTATGAGAGGTTTAACAACAGTGAGACAACCGAGCACGTCATCCAAGGCCTGCGCCTGTACCGGCCGCAGGCGGCCTCAGAGCGGGTCTATGCCATCATGTACAGCTGCTGGCACGAG GCTCCCCTCTCGCCCCACAGAAGCCTGAAGAGCGCCCCACCTTCACcgtgctgctga
- the BTK gene encoding tyrosine-protein kinase BTK isoform X1, with the protein MASVILESIFLKRSQQKKKTSPLNFKKRLFLLTESKLSYYEYDFERGRRGSKKGSVDIEKITCVETVAPENNPPPERQVPRKGEDYNNMEQISIIERFPYPFQVVYDEGPLYIFSPTEELRKRWIHQLKSVIRYNSDLVQKYHPCFWIDGQYLCCSQTAKNAMGCQILESRNGSLKVGRSHRKTKKPLPPTPEEDQMVMKPLPPEPAPSTAGEMKKVVALYNYEPMNAQDLQLHKGEEYFILEESHLPWWKALDKNGREGYIPSNYVTETRNSLEIFEWYSKNITRSQAEQLLKQEGKEGGFIVRDSTSKTGKYTVSVYAKSSVDPQGTIRHYVVCCTPQNQYYLAEKHLFNSIPELITYHQHNSAGLISRLKYPVSQHKKNAPSTAGLGYGSWEIDPKDLTFLKELGTGQFGVVKYGKWRGQYNVAIKMIREGSMSEDEFIDEAKVMMNLSHEKLVQLYGVCTKQRPIFIITEYMANGCLLNFLRETRQRFQPAQLLEMCKDVCEAMEYLESKQFLHRDLAARNCLVNDQGIVKVSDFGLSRYVLDDEYTSSMGSKFPVRWSPPEVLLYSKFSSKSDVWSFGVLMWEVYSLGKMPYERFNNSETTEHVIQGLRLYRPQAASERVYAIMYSCWHEKPEERPTFTVLLSSILDMADEEC; encoded by the exons ATGGCCAGCGTCATCCTGGAGAGCATCTTCTTGAAGCGCTcgcagcagaagaagaaaacatctcCCCTCAACTTCAAGAAGCGCCTTTTCCTGCTGACAGAGAGCAAGCTGTCCTACTACGAGTATGACTTTGAGCGGGGG CGCCGGGGCAGTAAGAAGGGCTCTGTGGACATTGAGAAGATCACCTGTGTGGAGACAGTGGCACCTGAAAACAACCCTCCCCCTGAGCGACAGGTCCCG aggaaaggggaggaTTACAACAACATGGAGCAGATCTCAATCATCGAACGGTTCCCCTACCCTTTCCAG GTGGTCTATGACGAGGGGCCCCTCTACATCTTCTCCCCGACGGAGGAGCTGCGCAAGCGCTGGATCCATCAGCTGAAGAGCG TGATTCGGTACAACAGTGACCTGGTCCAGAAGTACCACCCCTGCTTCTGGATCGACGGCCAGtacctgtgctgctcccagacaGCCAAGAACGCCATGGGCTGCCAGATTCTGGAGAGCAGGAATGGCA GTTTAAAAGTCGGGCGGTCGCATCGCAAGACAAAGAAGCCCCTTCCCCCAACTCCTGAGGAGGACCAG ATGGTGATGAAGCCTCTGCCTCCCgagccagcccccagcacagcaggggagATGAAGAAGGTGGTGGCCCTCTACAACTATGAGCCAATGAATGCCCAGGACCTGCAGCTGCACAAGGGCGAGGAGTACTTCATCCTGGAGGAGAGCCACCTGCCCTGGTGGAAAGCCCTTGACAAGAACGG gagggaaggatACATCCCCAGCAACTACGTCACTGAAACCAGAAATTCCCTGGAGATCTTTGA GTGGTACTCAAAGAATATCACTCGGAGCCAAGCAGAGCAACTGCTGAAACAGGAG GGTAAGGAAGGGGGCTTCATTGTTCGAGATTCCACCAGCAAGACTGGGAAATACACTGTCTCCGTCTATGCCAAGTCCTCTGT AGACCCCCAAGGCACGATCCGCCACTATGTCGTCTGCTGCACCCCCCAGAATCAGTATTACCTGGCAGAAAAACACCTCTTCAACAGCATCCCAGAGCTCATCACCTACCACCAGCACAACTCTGCAG gGCTCATATCCAGACTCAAGTACCCTGTGTCTCAGCACAAGAAAAATGCTCCTTCCACAGCTGGCCTTGGTTATG GCTCCTGGGAGATTGACCCCAAGGATCTGACCTTCCTGAAGGAACTGGGCACAGGGCAGTTTGGCGTTGTGAAGTACGGGAAATGGAGAGGCCAGTACAACGTTGCCATCAAGATGATCAGGGAGGGCTCCATGTCAGAGGACGAGTTTATTGACGAAGCCAAAGTCATGAT GAACCTGTCTCACGAGAAGCTGGTGCAGCTCTATGGGGTCTGCACTAAGCAGCGTCCCATCTTCATCATCACCGAGTACATGGCCAATGGCTGCCTCCTGAACTTCCTGAGGGAAACACGGCAGCGcttccagcctgcccagctgctggagatgtGCAAGGATGTCTGTGAAGCTATGGAGTACCTGGAATCTAAGCAGTTCCTGCACAGAGACCTG GCTGCTCGAAACTGTCTGGTGAATGACCAAGGAATTGTGAAAGTGTCAGATTTTGGTCTTTCCAG gtATGTGCTAGATGATGAGTACACAAGCTCCATGGGGTCCAAGTTTCCAGTGCGGTGGTCTCCTCCTGAAGTGCTGCTGTACAGCAAGTTCAGCAGCAAGTCTGACGTCTGGTCCTTTG GCGTCCTGATGTGGGAAGTTTACTCCCTGGGAAAGATGCCTTATGAGAGGTTTAACAACAGTGAGACAACCGAGCACGTCATCCAAGGCCTGCGCCTGTACCGGCCGCAGGCGGCCTCAGAGCGGGTCTATGCCATCATGTACAGCTGCTGGCACGAG AAGCCTGAAGAGCGCCCCACCTTCACcgtgctgctgagcagcatccTGGACATGGCTGACGAGGAGTGCTGA
- the BTK gene encoding tyrosine-protein kinase BTK isoform X3 produces the protein MASVILESIFLKRSQQKKKTSPLNFKKRLFLLTESKLSYYEYDFERGRRGSKKGSVDIEKITCVETVAPENNPPPERQVPRKGEDYNNMEQISIIERFPYPFQVVYDEGPLYIFSPTEELRKRWIHQLKSGLKVGRSHRKTKKPLPPTPEEDQMVMKPLPPEPAPSTAGEMKKVVALYNYEPMNAQDLQLHKGEEYFILEESHLPWWKALDKNGREGYIPSNYVTETRNSLEIFEWYSKNITRSQAEQLLKQEGKEGGFIVRDSTSKTGKYTVSVYAKSSVDPQGTIRHYVVCCTPQNQYYLAEKHLFNSIPELITYHQHNSAGLISRLKYPVSQHKKNAPSTAGLGYGSWEIDPKDLTFLKELGTGQFGVVKYGKWRGQYNVAIKMIREGSMSEDEFIDEAKVMMNLSHEKLVQLYGVCTKQRPIFIITEYMANGCLLNFLRETRQRFQPAQLLEMCKDVCEAMEYLESKQFLHRDLAARNCLVNDQGIVKVSDFGLSRYVLDDEYTSSMGSKFPVRWSPPEVLLYSKFSSKSDVWSFGVLMWEVYSLGKMPYERFNNSETTEHVIQGLRLYRPQAASERVYAIMYSCWHEKPEERPTFTVLLSSILDMADEEC, from the exons ATGGCCAGCGTCATCCTGGAGAGCATCTTCTTGAAGCGCTcgcagcagaagaagaaaacatctcCCCTCAACTTCAAGAAGCGCCTTTTCCTGCTGACAGAGAGCAAGCTGTCCTACTACGAGTATGACTTTGAGCGGGGG CGCCGGGGCAGTAAGAAGGGCTCTGTGGACATTGAGAAGATCACCTGTGTGGAGACAGTGGCACCTGAAAACAACCCTCCCCCTGAGCGACAGGTCCCG aggaaaggggaggaTTACAACAACATGGAGCAGATCTCAATCATCGAACGGTTCCCCTACCCTTTCCAG GTGGTCTATGACGAGGGGCCCCTCTACATCTTCTCCCCGACGGAGGAGCTGCGCAAGCGCTGGATCCATCAGCTGAAGAGCG GTTTAAAAGTCGGGCGGTCGCATCGCAAGACAAAGAAGCCCCTTCCCCCAACTCCTGAGGAGGACCAG ATGGTGATGAAGCCTCTGCCTCCCgagccagcccccagcacagcaggggagATGAAGAAGGTGGTGGCCCTCTACAACTATGAGCCAATGAATGCCCAGGACCTGCAGCTGCACAAGGGCGAGGAGTACTTCATCCTGGAGGAGAGCCACCTGCCCTGGTGGAAAGCCCTTGACAAGAACGG gagggaaggatACATCCCCAGCAACTACGTCACTGAAACCAGAAATTCCCTGGAGATCTTTGA GTGGTACTCAAAGAATATCACTCGGAGCCAAGCAGAGCAACTGCTGAAACAGGAG GGTAAGGAAGGGGGCTTCATTGTTCGAGATTCCACCAGCAAGACTGGGAAATACACTGTCTCCGTCTATGCCAAGTCCTCTGT AGACCCCCAAGGCACGATCCGCCACTATGTCGTCTGCTGCACCCCCCAGAATCAGTATTACCTGGCAGAAAAACACCTCTTCAACAGCATCCCAGAGCTCATCACCTACCACCAGCACAACTCTGCAG gGCTCATATCCAGACTCAAGTACCCTGTGTCTCAGCACAAGAAAAATGCTCCTTCCACAGCTGGCCTTGGTTATG GCTCCTGGGAGATTGACCCCAAGGATCTGACCTTCCTGAAGGAACTGGGCACAGGGCAGTTTGGCGTTGTGAAGTACGGGAAATGGAGAGGCCAGTACAACGTTGCCATCAAGATGATCAGGGAGGGCTCCATGTCAGAGGACGAGTTTATTGACGAAGCCAAAGTCATGAT GAACCTGTCTCACGAGAAGCTGGTGCAGCTCTATGGGGTCTGCACTAAGCAGCGTCCCATCTTCATCATCACCGAGTACATGGCCAATGGCTGCCTCCTGAACTTCCTGAGGGAAACACGGCAGCGcttccagcctgcccagctgctggagatgtGCAAGGATGTCTGTGAAGCTATGGAGTACCTGGAATCTAAGCAGTTCCTGCACAGAGACCTG GCTGCTCGAAACTGTCTGGTGAATGACCAAGGAATTGTGAAAGTGTCAGATTTTGGTCTTTCCAG gtATGTGCTAGATGATGAGTACACAAGCTCCATGGGGTCCAAGTTTCCAGTGCGGTGGTCTCCTCCTGAAGTGCTGCTGTACAGCAAGTTCAGCAGCAAGTCTGACGTCTGGTCCTTTG GCGTCCTGATGTGGGAAGTTTACTCCCTGGGAAAGATGCCTTATGAGAGGTTTAACAACAGTGAGACAACCGAGCACGTCATCCAAGGCCTGCGCCTGTACCGGCCGCAGGCGGCCTCAGAGCGGGTCTATGCCATCATGTACAGCTGCTGGCACGAG AAGCCTGAAGAGCGCCCCACCTTCACcgtgctgctgagcagcatccTGGACATGGCTGACGAGGAGTGCTGA
- the BTK gene encoding tyrosine-protein kinase BTK isoform X4 — translation MEQISIIERFPYPFQVVYDEGPLYIFSPTEELRKRWIHQLKSVIRYNSDLVQKYHPCFWIDGQYLCCSQTAKNAMGCQILESRNGSLKVGRSHRKTKKPLPPTPEEDQMVMKPLPPEPAPSTAGEMKKVVALYNYEPMNAQDLQLHKGEEYFILEESHLPWWKALDKNGREGYIPSNYVTETRNSLEIFEWYSKNITRSQAEQLLKQEGKEGGFIVRDSTSKTGKYTVSVYAKSSVDPQGTIRHYVVCCTPQNQYYLAEKHLFNSIPELITYHQHNSAGLISRLKYPVSQHKKNAPSTAGLGYGSWEIDPKDLTFLKELGTGQFGVVKYGKWRGQYNVAIKMIREGSMSEDEFIDEAKVMMNLSHEKLVQLYGVCTKQRPIFIITEYMANGCLLNFLRETRQRFQPAQLLEMCKDVCEAMEYLESKQFLHRDLAARNCLVNDQGIVKVSDFGLSRYVLDDEYTSSMGSKFPVRWSPPEVLLYSKFSSKSDVWSFGVLMWEVYSLGKMPYERFNNSETTEHVIQGLRLYRPQAASERVYAIMYSCWHEKPEERPTFTVLLSSILDMADEEC, via the exons ATGGAGCAGATCTCAATCATCGAACGGTTCCCCTACCCTTTCCAG GTGGTCTATGACGAGGGGCCCCTCTACATCTTCTCCCCGACGGAGGAGCTGCGCAAGCGCTGGATCCATCAGCTGAAGAGCG TGATTCGGTACAACAGTGACCTGGTCCAGAAGTACCACCCCTGCTTCTGGATCGACGGCCAGtacctgtgctgctcccagacaGCCAAGAACGCCATGGGCTGCCAGATTCTGGAGAGCAGGAATGGCA GTTTAAAAGTCGGGCGGTCGCATCGCAAGACAAAGAAGCCCCTTCCCCCAACTCCTGAGGAGGACCAG ATGGTGATGAAGCCTCTGCCTCCCgagccagcccccagcacagcaggggagATGAAGAAGGTGGTGGCCCTCTACAACTATGAGCCAATGAATGCCCAGGACCTGCAGCTGCACAAGGGCGAGGAGTACTTCATCCTGGAGGAGAGCCACCTGCCCTGGTGGAAAGCCCTTGACAAGAACGG gagggaaggatACATCCCCAGCAACTACGTCACTGAAACCAGAAATTCCCTGGAGATCTTTGA GTGGTACTCAAAGAATATCACTCGGAGCCAAGCAGAGCAACTGCTGAAACAGGAG GGTAAGGAAGGGGGCTTCATTGTTCGAGATTCCACCAGCAAGACTGGGAAATACACTGTCTCCGTCTATGCCAAGTCCTCTGT AGACCCCCAAGGCACGATCCGCCACTATGTCGTCTGCTGCACCCCCCAGAATCAGTATTACCTGGCAGAAAAACACCTCTTCAACAGCATCCCAGAGCTCATCACCTACCACCAGCACAACTCTGCAG gGCTCATATCCAGACTCAAGTACCCTGTGTCTCAGCACAAGAAAAATGCTCCTTCCACAGCTGGCCTTGGTTATG GCTCCTGGGAGATTGACCCCAAGGATCTGACCTTCCTGAAGGAACTGGGCACAGGGCAGTTTGGCGTTGTGAAGTACGGGAAATGGAGAGGCCAGTACAACGTTGCCATCAAGATGATCAGGGAGGGCTCCATGTCAGAGGACGAGTTTATTGACGAAGCCAAAGTCATGAT GAACCTGTCTCACGAGAAGCTGGTGCAGCTCTATGGGGTCTGCACTAAGCAGCGTCCCATCTTCATCATCACCGAGTACATGGCCAATGGCTGCCTCCTGAACTTCCTGAGGGAAACACGGCAGCGcttccagcctgcccagctgctggagatgtGCAAGGATGTCTGTGAAGCTATGGAGTACCTGGAATCTAAGCAGTTCCTGCACAGAGACCTG GCTGCTCGAAACTGTCTGGTGAATGACCAAGGAATTGTGAAAGTGTCAGATTTTGGTCTTTCCAG gtATGTGCTAGATGATGAGTACACAAGCTCCATGGGGTCCAAGTTTCCAGTGCGGTGGTCTCCTCCTGAAGTGCTGCTGTACAGCAAGTTCAGCAGCAAGTCTGACGTCTGGTCCTTTG GCGTCCTGATGTGGGAAGTTTACTCCCTGGGAAAGATGCCTTATGAGAGGTTTAACAACAGTGAGACAACCGAGCACGTCATCCAAGGCCTGCGCCTGTACCGGCCGCAGGCGGCCTCAGAGCGGGTCTATGCCATCATGTACAGCTGCTGGCACGAG AAGCCTGAAGAGCGCCCCACCTTCACcgtgctgctgagcagcatccTGGACATGGCTGACGAGGAGTGCTGA
- the TIMM8A gene encoding mitochondrial import inner membrane translocase subunit Tim8 A, with protein sequence MDPPSAAGLGGADPQLQRFIEVETQKQRFQQLVHQMTELCWEKCMDKPGPKLDSRAETCFVNCVERFIDTSQFILNRLEQTQKSKSAFSESLSD encoded by the exons ATGGACCCGCCGTCCGCCGCCGGGCTGGGCGGGGCCGACCCCCAGCTCCAGCGCTTCATCGAGGTGGAGACGCAGAAACAGCGCTTTCAGCAGCTGGTGCACCAGATGACCGAGCTCTGCTGG GAGAAGTGCATGGACAAGCCGGGCCCCAAGCTGGACAGTCGGGCTGAGACGTGCTTCGTGAACTGCGTGGAGCGCTTCATCGACACGAGCCAGTTCATCCTGAACCGGCTGGAGCAGACGCAGAAGTCCAAGTCGGCCTTCTCGGAGAGCCTGTCCGACTGA
- the LOC132333921 gene encoding magnesium transporter NIPA2-like has product MGAGFGAGLGLALASSAFIGGSFVLKKKGLLRLCGRGRAGQGGHAYLREWLWWAGLLCMGVGEAANFAAYAFAPATLVTPLGALSVLVSAVLSSIFLNEQLNVHGKIGCILSILGSTVMVIHAPQEEEVSSLESMAEKLKDPGFLVFAACVLVSSLLLIFVAGPRYGQSNVLVYVLVCSAIGSLSVSCVKGLGIALKELFSGKPVLKEPLGWVLLVCLVICISIQINYLNKALDIFNTSVVTPIYYVLFTTAVMTCSAILFKEWQHLVLEKIIGSISGFLTIVSGIFLLHAFRDMPFTPSLLPLFLQPARADPHPPWSSADRHQSCQHQPLLPLEDKGSQSAEEEEEK; this is encoded by the exons ATGGGGGCCGGGTTCggcgcggggctggggctggccctggcctCCAGCGCTTTCATCGGTGGCAGCTTCGTCCTGAAGAAGAAGGGGCTGCTCCGGCTGTGCGGCCGCGGCCGGGCAG GGCAAGGAGGGCACGCGTACCTGCGagagtggctttggtgggcagggctgctgtgca TGGGAGTTGGAGAAGCTGCAAATTTTGCCGCTTATGCCTTTGCCCCTGCAACACTGGTAACTCCACTGGGTGCTCTGAGTGTCCTTGTTAG tgcagttCTATCTTCCATCTTCCTGAATGAGCAGCTGAATGTTCATGGGAAGATTGGCTGCATCCTGAGTATCCTGGGCTCCACTGTGATGGTGATCCATGCTCCACAGGAAGAAGAGGTTTCCAGCCTGGAGTCAATGGCAGAGAAGCTGAAAGATCCAG GATTCCTTGTATTTGCTGCGTGTGTCCTGGTGAGCTCCCTTCTGCTCATCTTTGTGGCTGGACCCCGTTATGGACAGAGCAACGTCCTGGTTTATGTTTTGGTCTGCTCTGCCATCGGCTCACTGTCCGTATCCTGCGTCAAAGGCCTGGGGATTGCCCTGAAAGAATTGTTCTCTGGGAAGCCAGTCCTGAAGGAACCCCTGGGCTGGGTGCTCCTGGTGTGCCTGGTGATCTGCATCAGCATCCAGATCAACTATCTGAACAAAGCCCTGGACATTTTCAACACCTCTGTGGTCACACCCATTTACTACGTGCTGTTCACCACAGCAGTCATGACGTGCTCAGCCATCCTCTTCAAGGAGTGGCAGCACCTGGTGCTGGAAAAAATCATCGGCTCCATCAGCGGCTTCCTCACCATCGTGTCTGGCATCTTCCTCCTGCACGCCTTCAGGGACATGCCCTTcacccccagcctcctgcccctcttcctgcagccagccagggcagacCCTCACCCGCCCTGGAGCAGTGCAGACAGACATCAGTCCTGTCAGCACCAGCCTCTGCTGCCCTTGGAGGACAAGGGCTCTCAGagtgcagaggaggaggaagagaagtgA
- the TAF7L gene encoding transcription initiation factor TFIID subunit 7-like, with protein sequence MSKGKDDAPHELESQFVLRLPPEYASTVRRAVQSGNVNLKDRLTIELHADGRHGIVRVDRVPLAAKLVDLPCIIESLKTIDKKTFYKTADICQMLVCTVDGDLYPPLEEQTVTTDPKANKKKDKDREKKFIWNHGITLPLKNVRKRRFRKTAKKKYIESPDVEKEVKRLLSTDAEAVSVRWEVIAEDETKEVDNHGSLTSLDISSPGMSGHKQGHGSSEHDELREIFNDISSSSEDEDERDHHDDEDLNIMDTEEDLERQLQDKLNESDGQQQENEGSNQIAMGIQKQIDNLKSKLQETQDRRKRQEDLIMKVENLALKTRLQAVLDEFKQQEEREKQQMASLQEQLESLMEK encoded by the exons ATGAGCAAGGGCAAGGACGATGCTCCGCACGAGCTCGAGAGCCAGTTCGTGCTGCGGCTGCCCCCG GAATATGCCTCGACTGTGCGGCGAGCAGTCCAGTCTGGGAATGTCAACCTGAAGGACAGGCTCACCATTGAGCTGCACG CGGACGGGCGCCATGGGATTGTCCGTGTGGACCGGGTGCCACTGGCAGCCAAGCTGGTGGATCTGCCCTGCATCATCGAGAGCTTAAAAACCATTGACAAGAAAACCTTCTACAAGACAGCAGATATTTGCCAG ATGCTTGTTTGCACTGTGGATGGTGATCTGTACCCACCTTTGGAAGAGCAAacagtgaccactgaccccAAGGCAAACAAGAagaaggacaaggacagagagaagaaattcaTATGGAACCATGGCA TCACTCTTCCCCTGAAAAATGTACGGAAGCGGCGATTCCGGAAGACAGCTAAGAAGAAG TATATTGAGTCTCCTGATGTGGAAAAAGAGGTGAAGCGTCTCCTGAGCACCGATGCTGAGGCTGTCAGTGTCC GCTGGGAAGTCATTGCAGAAGATGAAACTAAAGAAGTGGACAACCACGGTTCACTTACCAGCCTGGACAtctcctctccagggatgtCGGGGCATAAGCAAGGCCATGGCTCCTCAG AACACGATGAACTGCGGGAGATATTTAATGatatcagcagcagcagcgaggATGAAGATGAGAGGGATCATCATGATGATGAAGATCTGAACATCATGGACACTGAGGAGGACTTGGAGAGACAGCTGCAGGACAAGCTGAATGAGTCtgatgggcagcagcaggagaatgAGGGGTCCAACCAGATCG CCATGGGCATCCAGAAACAGATTGACAACCTGAAAAGTAAACTCCAGGAAACTCAAGACAGGAGGAAGCGCCAGGAAGATCTCATCATGAAAGTGGAGAACCTTGCCCTCAAG ACCCGTCTCCAGGCCGTGCTGGATGAGTTCAAGCAGCAAGAAGAGCGAGAGAAGCAGCAG atggcatccctgcaggagcagctggagtcCCTCATGGAGAAGTGA